A part of Indicator indicator isolate 239-I01 chromosome 15, UM_Iind_1.1, whole genome shotgun sequence genomic DNA contains:
- the GXYLT2 gene encoding glucoside xylosyltransferase 2: protein MRLSCKVAAALLCLGSLLLLYLLAGSAAAPPRPPPAPSAPARPAAPLARRQPRLSRSPPRSGSKLVSARKLGEQKHARQPSSVQQCMHLAVVACGDRLEETLIMLKSAVLFSNRKLCFHIFAEDSLRPEFEKKLKEWPSSHTKKFEHHIYPITFSVGNAQEWKKLFKPCAAQRLFLPVILKDVDSLLYVDTDVLFLRPIEDIWHILKEFNSTQLAAMAPEHEIPKIGWYSRFARHPYYGPTGVNSGVMLMNLTRIRSTQFKNSMIPSGLSWEEMLYPLYQKYKNHITWGDQDLLNIIFYFNPECLYVFPCQWNYRPDHCMYGSNCKGAEEEGVSVLHGNRGVYHDDKQPTFKALYEVIRDFPFEDNLFQSLYYPLQSKFLDTVHTLCGRIPQVFLKQIEKTMKKVYENRVIVYLGANHRY, encoded by the exons ATGCGGCTCTCTTGCAAGGTGGCGGCGGCTCTGCTGTGCCTCGgtagcctgctgctgctctatcTGCTGGCAGGCAGCGCCGCCGCACCCCCGCGCCCCCCGCCCGCCCCCTCCGCgcccgcccgccccgccgcgcCGCTAGCCCGCCGGCAGCCGCGCCTCAGCAGGAGCCCGCCGAGGAGCGGCAGCAAGCTCGTCAGTGCCAG GAAGCTGGGAGAACAGAAGCATGCAAGACAGCCCTCGTCAGTGCAACAATGTATGCATCTGGCAGTGGTGGCATGTGGGGACCGGCTGGAAGAGACACTGATCATGCTGAAATCAGCAGTTCTCTTTAGCAACAGGAAACTCTGTTTTCACATCTTTGCTGAGGATTCCCTCAGGCCTGAATTTGAGAAGAAG TTAAAGGAATGGCCTTCCTCGCACACCAAGAAGTTTGAACACCACATTTACCCAATAACCTTCTCAGTAGGAAACGCTCAGGAATGGAAGAAGTTATTCAAACCATGTGCTGCCCAGCGCCTTTTTCTTCCG GTCATTTTAAAGGACGTGGACTCTCTCCTTTACGTGGACACTGATGTTCTCTTCCTGAGGCCCATCGAGGACATCTGGCACATCCTGAAAGAGTTTAACTCAACACAGCTAGCTGCCATGGCCCCAGAACACGAGATACCAAAGATTGGCTGGTACAGTCGCTTTGCACGTCACCCTTATTATGGGCCAACTGGAGTCAATTCCGGAGTGATGCTAATGAATTTAACACGGATACGCAGCACACAGTTCAAG AACAGCATGATACCGAGTGGTTTGAGCTGGGAGGAGATGTTATATCCCTTATACCAAAAGTACAAAAATCACATTACATGGGGAGATCAGGATCTgctaaatataattttttatttcaacCCAG AGTGTCTCTATGTGTTCCCGTGCCAGTGGAACTACCGGCCCGATCACTGTATGTATGGAAGCAACTGCAAAGGTGCAGAAGAAGAAGGTGTCTCTGTTCTGCATGGCAATAGAGGTGTCTATCATGATGACAAACAGCCTACCTTCAAGGCACTCTATGAAGTGATACGTGAT ttTCCATTTGAAGACAATCTCTTCCAGTCCTTGTACTACCCTCTGCAGTCTAAGTTTCTGGATACAGTGCACACTTTATGTGGAAGAATCCCACAAGTATTTTTGAAGCAAATTGAGAAGACTATGAAGAAGGTGTATGAAAATCGTGTCATTGTCTACTTGGGGGCAAACCACAGATACTGA